A single region of the Marispirochaeta aestuarii genome encodes:
- a CDS encoding TRAP transporter small permease encodes MREKGIQLLKGFAQFLDRISSFACAFMLGTMTLAVLAGVIFRYVFLNPLGWTEELSRYLMIWTASLAISVGIYHGEHIGLTFLPDRIRGRYPKIVLNLGVNLLILLFLTVMLVYSLNMVRDAKFQIAQSLPISMVIPSLAIPVTMGLAMVQNLIQIALLLLGREPDSGGVRNVDV; translated from the coding sequence GTGCGGGAAAAGGGCATACAGCTCTTAAAGGGCTTCGCGCAGTTTCTTGATCGCATCTCAAGCTTTGCCTGCGCCTTTATGTTGGGAACCATGACCCTGGCCGTACTGGCCGGGGTCATCTTTCGCTATGTTTTTCTGAATCCCCTGGGATGGACCGAAGAGCTTTCGCGTTATCTCATGATCTGGACCGCTTCTCTGGCAATCTCGGTGGGAATATATCACGGTGAACATATAGGCCTTACCTTTCTGCCGGATCGGATACGGGGAAGATATCCGAAAATAGTTCTGAACCTTGGTGTCAATCTTCTGATACTGCTTTTTCTCACCGTCATGCTGGTCTATTCCCTGAACATGGTCCGGGATGCGAAGTTTCAGATAGCCCAGTCTCTTCCCATCAGTATGGTGATCCCCAGTCTTGCGATTCCGGTAACCATGGGCCTTGCCATGGTTCAGAACCTGATACAGATCGCTCTTCTCCTGCTGGGGCGGGAACCGGATTCCGGGGGGGTGCGGAATGTGGATGTCTAG